From Nicotiana tabacum cultivar K326 chromosome 20, ASM71507v2, whole genome shotgun sequence, one genomic window encodes:
- the LOC107808763 gene encoding protein PIN-LIKES 2-like codes for MLRLLAEVANIGNSKSAEEGLISVVLPLLKLLSLALFGLVLAHKKFQIVPRETFKLLSKLVFALFLPCLIFTHLGQSITPENFVHWWFIPVNVLLSTLVGFLLGVLVVIICRPPQEFTRFTIIFTAFGNTGNLPLAIVSSICHSADNPFGPDCKRNGVAYVSFAQWVAVILVYTLVYHMMEPPMEYYEVVEEGVEKEEDQQTDNEVSRPLLVEAEWPGIEDKENEHSKTPLVAKIFMSVSNLSISNTPDIENNIVEDAGESPKSIRCLAAPKVVKKMRTVAEQTPVQHILQPPTIASLLAIIVGMVPHVKAFVFGYDAPLSFITDSLEILAGAMVPSVMLILGGMLAEGPNDSKLGLRTMIGISIARLLVLPLLGIGVITLANKMHFLVEGDHMYTFVLLLQYTTPSAILLGAIASLRGYAVSEASALIFWQHLLALFSLSLYIVVYFKLFSFF; via the coding sequence ATGTTAAGATTATTGGCTGAAGTAGCTAATATTGGCAACTCAAAATCTGCTGAAGAAGGCCTAATAAGTGTTGTGCTACCACTGCTTAAACTTCTTTCCCTTGCACTTTTCGGATTAGTTTTAGCTCACAAGAAATTCCAAATTGTCCCAAGAGAAACATTCAAATTGCTTAGCAAACTtgtttttgctcttttcttgCCCTGTTTGATCTTCACTCACTTGGGACAATCGATAACGCCTGAGAATTTCGTGCATTGGTGGTTTATACCGGTTAATGTGTTGTTAAGTACACTAGTTGGCTTTCTCTTAGGAGTCTTAGTGGTGATCATATGTCGTCCACCTCAAGAATTTACTCGATTCACGATTATATTTACTGCATTCGGTAACACTGGAAATCTTCCACTAGCTATAGTTAGCTCTATTTGTCATAGTGCGGATAATCCCTTTGGACCTGATTGCAAGAGGAATGGAGTTGCCTATGTTTCTTTTGCTCAATGGGTTGCTGTGATTCTAGTTTACACGCTCGTTTATCATATGATGGAGCCTCCGATGGAGTACTATGAGGTTGTCGAAGAGGGAGTTGAAAAGGAGGAGGATCAGCAGACGGATAATGAAGTGAGTAGACCTCTTCTAGTTGAAGCAGAGTGGCCGGGGATTGAAGACAAAGAAAACGAACATTCAAAAACACCCCTTGTCGCGAAGATCTTTATGTCCGTTTCAAATCTTTCGATATCCAATACACCTGATATCGAAAACAATATAGTAGAAGATGCAGGAGAAAGTCCCAAGTCAATTAGGTGTTTGGCAGCACCTAAAGTTGTCAAGAAAATGAGAACAGTTGCTGAACAGACTCCTGTACAGCACATCCTTCAGCCCCCGACGATTGCTTCTTTACTTGCAATAATCGTTGGAATGGTTCCTCATGTCAAGGCGTTTGTCTTTGGATATGACGCTCCACTGTCTTTCATCACGGATAGTTTAGAAATCTTAGCTGGTGCAATGGTTCCATCGGTCATGCTAATTCTTGGAGGAATGCTCGCTGAAGGGCCTAACGATTCTAAACTTGGCCTTCGGACTATGATTGGTATATCAATAGCAAGACTTTTGGTGCTTCCTTTGTTGGGGATTGGCGTTATTACATTGGCCAATAAGATGCATTTTCTTGTCGAGGGTGATCATATGTATACGTTTGTGCTTCTGTTGCAGTATACAACGCCAAGTGCAATCTTGTTGGGTGCAATTGCTAGCTTGAGAGGTTATGCAGTAAGTGAAGCCTCGGCACTTATTTTCTGGCAACATTTATTGGCACTCTTTTCCTTGTCATTATACATTGTTGTTTACTTTAAGCTATTCTCTTTTTTCTGA